The proteins below come from a single Salvelinus alpinus chromosome 18, SLU_Salpinus.1, whole genome shotgun sequence genomic window:
- the LOC139543835 gene encoding bone morphogenetic protein 10-like, whose amino-acid sequence MVAPVFSILGYIYSFSLLPLLLPGWSQGSPIMSPEEPRRGPGARGLVDTSMLEQDQDIELDIQDSLGQFLSTLNLTELEARVRPRATRKETPEYMLELYNRFANGHTAVPSANIVRSFKNEDSSPYSVTVRGMRRHPLLFNISIPHHEHIFTAELRLYTLVQKDRRHYAGLDRKVTVYKIHEGGHWRKEEGRDRRKNEQETDEIEEMEELATRHVYGKDDVWVTFDLTNQVNLWRKAESSTHRLEVHIASLRCKGGKIRQEVRKEDGKKVDVDMGSGEKHKPVVIVFSDDQSRDHHEEDMGELNWMMEHENDLPADLELSPHGNRGYQAGSDARNTDGVELDEETLMQLHSNLYYDTPPRIRRNVKGDPCKKIPLYVEFKDIGWDTWVIQPMGYEAYECNGVCSYPMTSEVSPTKHAIVQTQLSSKIPQKVSPACCVPTKLEPIPLLYEDGGVVTYMHKYEGMVVAECGCR is encoded by the exons ATGGTCGCTCCAGTGTTCTCCATACTGGGATACATCTACTCTTTTAGCCTCCTGCCCCTGCTACTGCCTGGTTGGAGCCAGGGCAGTCCCATCATGTCCCCCGAGGAGCCTCGACGGGGCCCTGGGGCCAGGGGTCTGGTGGATACCTCCATGTTGGAGCAGGATCAGGATATAGAGCTGGACATACAGGACTCTCTGGGTCAGTTTCTGTCTACGTTGAACCTCACAGAGCTGGAGGCCCGGGTCAGGCCCCGTGCAACACGTAAAGAGACACCAGAATACATGCTGGAACTGTACAACCGCTTTGCCAACGGTCACACAGCGGTGCCCTCTGCCAACATAGTGCGTAGTTTCAAGAATGAAG ATTCCTCCCCCTACAGTGTGACAGTCAGGGGCATGAGGAGACACCCCCTGCTGTTCAACATCTCCATCCCCCACCACGAGCACATCTTCACCGCCGAGCTCCGCCTTTACACCTTGGTCCAGAAGGACCGCAGACACTACGCCGGCCTTGACCGCAAGGTGACCGTCTACAAGATACACGAGGGGGGGCACTGGAGGAAAGAAGAGGGGAGGGACAGAAGAAAGAATGAGCAGGAGACAGATGAAATTGAGGAAATGGAGGAGCTGGCAACCCGGCACGTCTATGGTAAAGACGATGTCTGGGTTACCTTCGACCTGACCAATCAGGTCAACCTTTGGCGGAAGGCAGAGAGCTCCACCCACCGACTGGAAGTCCACATTGCAAGTCTGAGGTGCAAAGGTGGGAAGATCCGCCAGGAAGTCAGAAAAGAGGATGGAAAGAAAGTGGATGTTGACATGGGCTCGGGTGAGAAACACAAGCCAGTGGTTATTGTGTTCTCAGATGATCAAAGCAGAGACCATCATGAGGAGGACATGGGGGAGCTCAACTGGATGATGGAACATGAGAACGACTTGCCGGCTGACCTGGAGCTGAGTCCACACGGGAACCGGGGGTACCAGGCTGGGAGCGATGCAAGGAACACTGATGGAGTGGAGCTGGATGAGGAGACTCTCATGCAACTGCACTCCAACCTCTATTACGACACTCCTCCCCGAATCCGCCGCAACGTCAAGGGTGACCCCTGTAAGAAGATCCCTCTCTATGTGGAGTTTAAGGACATTGGCTGGGATACCTGGGTCATACAGCCCATGGGCTATGAAGCCTACGAGTGCAATGGTGTATGCAGCTACCCTATGACCTCTGAGGTCTCGCCTACCAAGCATGCCATTGTCCAGACTCAGCTGAGCAGTAAGATTCCACAGAAGGTGTCACCAGCCTGCTGTGTTCCCACCAAGCTAGAGCCCATCCCACTCCTTTACGAGGATGGAGGAGTGGTCACCTACATGCACAAGTACGagggcatggtggtggcagagtgCGGCTGTAGATAG